One window of the Natrinema sp. CBA1119 genome contains the following:
- a CDS encoding signal peptidase I, with protein MNDNDTTDGPQPSDVDGSAEIETESDEPTENDESIDPTTSRGLADLQPMVWRAVRIVGLILLIALVLPFVAYAVPQVAGAEHSFVVLSGSMEPSISPGDVVLVAGVEPEAVEEGDVITYQRSEGESPTTHRVIEVDSGNDVQFRTKGDANEDPDQTAIAADQLIGRVTVTIPAIGHVITFVNTPVGFGLLVALPLVSFVLSEAWELRSKRRSDDSDEPEAAADSRSDGRVEPAENGIGGSRDGGATATESGGPTRSTEPAAASQSTDRYVVTKSDLLYSIGVLAVLVGYSGWATYTSFLRTGAPEVVSITVFTGSTTTLVLALAARSRLPDESELARTESNDSGPSTSADPDASDSDDAVEPDATRGESDDHDAATPEEIPRNGPSPSTFDWPDPDEPSEGTRTHSPEQTEADVPSPGTGTAVRGDAIDDGRPSGDTDDE; from the coding sequence ATGAACGACAACGACACGACCGATGGACCGCAGCCGTCCGATGTCGACGGGTCGGCCGAAATCGAAACTGAGAGCGATGAGCCGACCGAGAACGACGAATCGATCGACCCGACCACATCTCGAGGACTCGCGGATCTTCAACCGATGGTTTGGCGGGCAGTGCGAATCGTCGGTCTGATTCTCCTCATCGCGCTCGTTCTGCCGTTCGTCGCCTACGCCGTCCCGCAGGTCGCCGGCGCGGAGCACAGCTTCGTCGTGCTCTCCGGCAGTATGGAACCCTCGATCTCACCCGGAGACGTCGTCCTGGTCGCCGGCGTCGAACCGGAGGCGGTCGAAGAGGGCGACGTGATCACCTACCAGCGCTCCGAGGGCGAGAGTCCCACGACCCATCGAGTGATCGAGGTCGACTCCGGTAACGATGTGCAGTTCCGAACGAAAGGGGACGCGAACGAGGATCCGGACCAGACCGCGATCGCCGCCGACCAGCTCATCGGGCGAGTGACCGTTACGATCCCGGCGATCGGTCACGTGATCACCTTCGTCAATACGCCGGTCGGATTCGGACTGCTCGTCGCGCTCCCGCTCGTCTCGTTCGTCCTCTCCGAGGCCTGGGAGCTCCGTTCGAAGCGTCGGAGCGACGACTCGGACGAGCCGGAAGCGGCGGCCGATTCCCGGTCGGACGGCAGGGTCGAACCGGCCGAAAACGGGATCGGCGGATCTCGAGACGGCGGAGCGACCGCGACGGAAAGTGGCGGTCCGACCCGGTCGACAGAGCCGGCAGCGGCGTCGCAGTCGACGGACCGATACGTCGTCACGAAATCGGACCTGCTGTATTCGATCGGTGTACTGGCGGTTCTCGTGGGGTACAGCGGGTGGGCGACCTACACGAGCTTCCTTCGAACCGGAGCGCCGGAGGTCGTCTCGATAACGGTGTTCACCGGTTCGACGACGACGCTCGTCCTCGCACTCGCCGCGCGCTCGAGGCTCCCCGACGAGTCGGAACTGGCCCGGACGGAATCGAACGATTCGGGACCATCGACCTCGGCTGACCCGGACGCGTCCGATTCGGACGATGCGGTCGAACCGGATGCGACACGTGGCGAATCCGACGATCATGATGCAGCCACGCCGGAGGAGATTCCACGGAACGGACCGTCCCCGTCGACGTTCGACTGGCCCGATCCGGACGAACCGTCGGAAGGCACACGAACTCATTCCCCGGAACAGACGGAGGCTGACGTACCGAGTCCCGGGACGGGGACGGCCGTCCGCGGCGATGCGATCGACGACGGAAGACCCAGCGGTGATACCGATGACGAGTAA
- a CDS encoding winged helix-turn-helix transcriptional regulator codes for MGRPRVDVSADARVALDVLSILSNKWRPVVVVALTHHGPSGFNELLDVIPDISGKVLSETLETLVEAKLVDRTVISESPLRVEYELTSAGEEMEPIFAALSEWGTRHLETDAPTVLIADGDRRLLDMYGEWLSDQYEVVRAPDGRALESALEDGPTVVVFELGLPGAAPDDVIESVGDRCRTIALVGDRPTFDLFALECDDVLRKPIVRETALEAIETQLSRIGEPDDRRERAAITAKLSLFRSVHSRETLESNPQYLEARSRLESLEAAVND; via the coding sequence ATGGGCCGCCCACGGGTCGATGTCTCGGCCGATGCCCGCGTGGCACTCGACGTCCTGTCGATACTCTCGAATAAGTGGCGTCCAGTCGTCGTCGTCGCGCTGACCCACCACGGCCCCAGCGGATTCAACGAGCTTCTGGACGTGATCCCCGACATCTCGGGAAAGGTCCTCTCCGAGACGCTCGAGACGCTCGTCGAGGCGAAGCTGGTCGACCGGACCGTCATCAGCGAGTCTCCGCTTCGAGTCGAGTACGAGCTCACGAGCGCCGGCGAAGAGATGGAACCGATCTTCGCGGCGCTTTCCGAGTGGGGGACGCGCCACCTCGAGACGGACGCGCCGACGGTCCTGATCGCGGACGGTGACCGGCGGCTTCTGGACATGTACGGTGAATGGCTGAGCGACCAGTACGAGGTGGTGCGCGCGCCCGACGGACGAGCGCTCGAATCCGCGCTCGAAGACGGACCGACCGTCGTCGTCTTCGAACTGGGACTTCCGGGAGCGGCTCCCGACGACGTGATCGAGTCGGTTGGCGACCGCTGTCGGACGATCGCTCTCGTCGGTGACCGGCCGACGTTCGATCTCTTCGCGCTCGAGTGCGACGACGTGCTCCGGAAACCGATCGTTCGAGAGACCGCACTCGAGGCGATCGAGACGCAATTATCGCGGATCGGCGAACCCGACGACCGGCGCGAACGGGCGGCGATCACCGCCAAACTGTCGTTGTTTCGGTCAGTGCACTCCCGAGAGACGCTCGAATCGAATCCGCAGTACCTCGAGGCTCGTTCTCGGCTCGAATCCCTCGAGGCGGCGGTCAACGACTGA
- a CDS encoding SipW-dependent-type signal peptide-containing protein: MTEDKYGLSRRQLLGGLGAIGVTSAGVGLGTTAYFSDDELFGRLW, encoded by the coding sequence ATGACAGAAGACAAATACGGTCTGTCGCGGCGTCAGCTTCTGGGCGGACTCGGCGCGATTGGCGTCACATCAGCCGGTGTCGGCCTCGGCACGACCGCGTACTTTAGCGACGATGAACTGTTCGGAAGGCTCTGGTGA
- a CDS encoding response regulator yields the protein MTAGDERDVDLLLVEDNPDDARFVQRLVSNYQSETEPRETTGPIVIDELDHVDRLVDGLDRVQRRTPDAILLDLMLPDSSGLETVDRMVERAPAVPIVVLTGHDETEIGVEAIQRGAEEYLVKGSITATVLVRTLRYAIERKRNQRELLDRNHRLALLNRIIRTDIRNDASMIVGRGDQLRDRVDSSDEAALEALLDAAEHLVELTDTSAGLMDVLSPDDLQREPRDLNAVLDAAVTRVRRESDVPITIDRTDAVDDPMTIYGTPMLESAFTHLLSTVVDSARRGSSAVSVRVDASNDRVSVAIAGDGVRLPDAQRELLVNPSSRYEDGARMGIGLYLVTTVLEDVDGEIAVEDTYAAGTTVTTTFERVRRS from the coding sequence ATGACTGCCGGGGACGAACGCGACGTCGACCTTCTGCTGGTCGAGGACAACCCGGACGACGCCCGGTTCGTCCAGCGGCTAGTGAGCAACTACCAGTCGGAGACCGAACCCCGAGAGACCACGGGGCCGATCGTGATCGACGAACTCGATCACGTCGATCGCCTCGTCGACGGACTCGATCGAGTGCAGCGACGGACGCCCGACGCGATTCTCCTCGATCTCATGCTGCCCGACAGCTCGGGGCTCGAGACGGTCGATCGGATGGTCGAGCGCGCGCCGGCGGTGCCGATCGTGGTGCTGACCGGGCACGACGAGACCGAAATCGGCGTCGAAGCGATTCAGCGCGGCGCCGAGGAGTATCTGGTCAAGGGATCGATCACCGCGACGGTGCTGGTTCGCACGCTCCGGTACGCCATCGAACGAAAGCGGAATCAGCGCGAACTCCTCGACCGAAACCATCGGCTCGCACTGTTGAATCGGATCATCAGAACGGACATCCGAAACGACGCGAGCATGATCGTCGGCCGGGGGGACCAGCTCCGGGACCGAGTCGACTCGAGCGACGAAGCGGCCCTCGAGGCGCTGCTTGACGCGGCCGAACACCTCGTCGAACTCACGGACACGTCCGCGGGCCTGATGGACGTCCTGTCGCCGGACGACCTACAACGCGAACCCCGCGATCTGAACGCGGTGCTTGACGCGGCGGTCACGCGAGTCCGGCGGGAGTCCGACGTCCCAATCACGATCGACCGAACCGACGCCGTCGACGACCCGATGACGATTTACGGCACGCCGATGCTCGAGTCGGCGTTCACGCACCTCCTGTCGACGGTCGTCGATAGCGCACGCCGGGGGTCGTCGGCCGTGAGCGTACGCGTCGACGCATCGAACGACCGGGTCTCGGTGGCGATCGCCGGCGACGGGGTTCGGCTTCCCGACGCTCAGCGCGAACTGCTCGTCAACCCGTCCTCCCGATACGAAGACGGAGCGAGGATGGGGATCGGACTGTATCTCGTCACGACCGTCCTCGAGGACGTCGACGGCGAGATCGCGGTCGAGGACACCTACGCCGCCGGAACGACGGTGACGACGACGTTCGAGCGGGTCCGTCGATCGTAG
- a CDS encoding histidine kinase N-terminal 7TM domain-containing protein, which translates to MGWQHTIYAYPILFATAVSLGLGAYAIRSRREHGHSPVLLIFGTMNVAVAIWTGFSAIKLLSTTPEVKFQLYRLLYVGSELIAPLLLLFALAYTDRTDWLRRRVVVGLFVVPVAFLLLLFTNPYDLVIVETRIVKIDGLVVWRAENGPAYVVLSYVYVLTLALLALGIIAHQAVRLGRSYLPQAALLAIAIVTPMTASFLTSAGVAPFDHDGVNLVPATAAVSSIALGIATFRYQLLDLPPIAYSTVVERSPDGVLVLDSAERIVHANETAYSLLGLSASIVGQPAHAELPALDVTTASSRTVEFSSDSGRTEYLNVRSRPLRRRDDIVGWVLVLRDVTERRRRERELEAFTGAISHDLRAPLRTTEDYLRLLDESLEETADEDCEELIAVARRNNRRMQEMISGLLQYSRIGPSATAFDSVDCDRVVSAVLEALRFEIEEQNATVVVGDLPTVSGVEHLLRRLFQNLLENALTHADSGSPEIRVTASRGDDGWRFRVRDDGSGIEPDELDRVFDLFTQGSGTDPESGTGMGLAICRKIVEQHGGTIDIDSEPGEGTEIAFTIPDGERARTRESW; encoded by the coding sequence ATGGGGTGGCAGCACACGATATATGCCTATCCGATCCTGTTCGCGACCGCTGTCTCACTCGGTCTGGGGGCGTACGCGATCAGGAGTCGACGTGAGCACGGCCACAGCCCAGTACTTCTCATATTCGGGACGATGAACGTTGCAGTGGCTATCTGGACCGGATTTTCGGCGATTAAACTCCTGAGTACGACCCCGGAAGTGAAGTTTCAGCTGTACAGACTGCTGTACGTTGGAAGCGAGTTGATCGCCCCGTTGCTCCTCCTGTTCGCGCTCGCGTACACTGATCGAACGGACTGGCTGCGTCGCCGCGTCGTCGTCGGGTTATTCGTCGTTCCTGTCGCGTTTTTGCTGCTTCTCTTTACGAACCCGTACGATCTCGTTATCGTCGAAACGCGGATCGTCAAGATCGACGGGCTAGTTGTCTGGCGGGCCGAAAACGGCCCGGCGTACGTCGTCCTCAGTTATGTGTACGTGTTGACCCTCGCACTGCTCGCGCTCGGAATCATCGCCCACCAAGCCGTCCGTCTCGGCCGTTCCTATCTCCCACAGGCCGCGCTACTGGCGATCGCCATCGTCACGCCGATGACCGCGAGTTTCCTCACCTCGGCCGGCGTCGCACCGTTCGACCACGACGGTGTCAACCTCGTGCCCGCCACGGCAGCAGTTTCGTCCATCGCCCTCGGAATCGCGACGTTCAGGTACCAACTCTTGGATCTCCCGCCGATCGCGTACTCGACTGTCGTCGAACGCTCCCCGGACGGCGTCCTCGTTCTCGACTCGGCCGAGCGAATCGTTCACGCGAACGAGACCGCATACTCGTTGCTCGGACTGTCTGCGTCCATCGTCGGTCAACCGGCCCATGCTGAACTGCCGGCGCTCGACGTGACTACTGCGTCGAGTCGGACGGTCGAGTTCTCCTCGGACTCCGGACGAACGGAGTATCTCAACGTGCGGTCCCGACCGCTCCGACGACGCGACGACATCGTCGGATGGGTACTCGTCCTCAGGGACGTCACCGAACGACGGCGGCGGGAACGCGAACTCGAGGCGTTTACCGGGGCGATTTCACACGATCTTCGGGCACCACTACGAACGACGGAAGACTACCTTCGCCTGCTCGATGAGTCGCTCGAGGAGACGGCCGACGAGGACTGCGAGGAACTGATCGCGGTCGCACGGCGAAACAATCGACGGATGCAGGAGATGATCTCCGGGTTGTTACAGTACTCCCGAATCGGGCCGTCGGCGACGGCCTTCGATTCGGTCGACTGCGATCGGGTCGTCTCGGCGGTCCTCGAGGCGCTCCGGTTCGAGATCGAGGAACAAAACGCGACCGTCGTCGTCGGGGATCTGCCGACCGTTTCGGGCGTCGAACACCTGCTCAGGCGACTGTTCCAGAATCTACTGGAGAACGCACTGACACACGCCGATAGCGGATCGCCGGAAATTCGCGTGACGGCGAGTCGGGGAGACGACGGATGGCGGTTCCGCGTCCGCGACGACGGCAGCGGGATCGAACCGGACGAACTCGATCGGGTCTTCGATCTCTTCACGCAGGGGTCCGGCACCGACCCCGAGTCGGGCACCGGGATGGGGCTCGCGATCTGCAGGAAAATCGTCGAACAACACGGAGGAACGATCGACATCGATTCGGAGCCCGGGGAGGGTACCGAGATCGCGTTCACGATTCCCGACGGCGAACGGGCGCGAACGCGGGAGTCGTGGTGA
- a CDS encoding IS5 family transposase: MSKISRFTSKVVQLAKNAVGERGEVAAPEGGGGFAEYAVVSLHCLRVYLEKSYREALDLLSEMPQILGEIGLEPTDLPDHSTLVKWFDRIKTALWRVLLRLSAQLHGQSGHAAIDATFFDRENASKHYCRRTNYRVQTLKATALVDTESQAILDVHCTTEKRHDTQLGWQVARRNAGDLASLAADKGYDWMDLREKLREDGVRPLIKHREFRPIDHAHNARIDGPRYRQRAMCETVFSTIKRTLGDAVRARTWYGEFRELVLMCVVHNTKRSLKQ; the protein is encoded by the coding sequence ATGTCGAAAATCTCCCGCTTCACGAGCAAAGTCGTTCAGTTAGCTAAAAATGCTGTTGGTGAGCGAGGCGAAGTCGCCGCCCCCGAAGGGGGTGGCGGCTTCGCCGAGTATGCGGTAGTGTCGCTGCACTGTCTGCGGGTTTACCTGGAAAAATCCTACCGAGAAGCACTCGATTTGCTGAGCGAGATGCCACAAATACTCGGGGAGATCGGCCTTGAACCGACCGATCTCCCCGATCACTCGACGCTAGTCAAGTGGTTTGATAGGATTAAGACCGCACTCTGGCGAGTGCTGCTGCGCCTCTCGGCGCAGCTGCACGGCCAGAGCGGTCACGCCGCCATTGACGCGACGTTTTTCGACCGCGAAAACGCTAGCAAACACTACTGCCGTCGGACGAATTACCGGGTTCAGACGCTCAAAGCGACAGCTCTCGTCGACACAGAAAGCCAAGCAATTCTGGACGTTCACTGTACGACCGAGAAACGCCACGACACACAGCTCGGCTGGCAGGTCGCCCGCCGCAACGCGGGCGACCTCGCCAGCCTCGCTGCCGACAAAGGCTACGACTGGATGGATTTACGCGAAAAACTCCGCGAAGACGGCGTGAGACCGCTGATCAAACATCGTGAGTTTCGGCCCATCGATCACGCGCATAACGCGCGGATCGATGGGCCTCGATACCGCCAACGAGCGATGTGTGAGACCGTCTTTTCAACGATCAAGCGCACGCTCGGCGACGCCGTGCGTGCGCGAACTTGGTACGGTGAATTTCGTGAACTCGTTTTGATGTGTGTGGTTCACAACACCAAGCGATCTCTAAAACAGTGA
- a CDS encoding SipW-dependent-type signal peptide-containing protein, translating to MTDKQIHSLSRRQLLGGVGAIGVASAGAGLGTTAYFSDEESFDDNTLSAGELDLLVDYELSYDQGSAGSGGTSGTINGDVQVVDENGDDVAEGDAVSLTLDDVKPGDSGGAEFCFRIIDNPAYLWLNGELTANDENGYTEPEPQTDSAGDVNDPGASDGTGELADSIEATLYYEGDDPANGVIVEGTLTEVLAAASNGVLLDGDGSYGVEAGEQAPFDGGEDAENPCIYLDWEIPVEVGNEIQTDLVEFEFSFYAEQSRHNDGTNNPYSS from the coding sequence ATGACGGACAAACAGATACACTCGCTGTCCAGGCGGCAGCTCCTCGGTGGCGTCGGCGCAATCGGCGTCGCATCCGCGGGGGCCGGCCTCGGCACGACCGCGTACTTCAGCGACGAGGAATCGTTCGATGACAACACGCTCTCCGCCGGCGAACTCGACTTGCTCGTCGACTACGAACTGTCCTACGATCAGGGAAGCGCCGGCTCCGGCGGGACGAGCGGAACGATCAACGGCGACGTGCAGGTCGTCGACGAAAACGGCGACGACGTCGCGGAGGGCGATGCGGTCTCGCTCACGCTCGACGACGTCAAACCCGGCGACAGCGGCGGGGCGGAGTTCTGTTTCCGGATTATCGATAATCCCGCGTACCTGTGGCTCAATGGCGAACTGACCGCCAACGACGAGAACGGGTACACGGAACCGGAACCCCAGACCGACAGCGCCGGGGATGTCAACGATCCCGGCGCTTCGGACGGTACTGGCGAACTCGCCGACAGCATCGAGGCGACACTCTATTACGAGGGCGACGATCCGGCCAACGGCGTGATCGTCGAGGGAACGCTCACCGAGGTGCTCGCCGCGGCATCGAACGGTGTGTTGCTCGACGGCGACGGCTCCTACGGCGTCGAAGCCGGGGAACAAGCACCGTTCGACGGTGGCGAGGATGCGGAGAACCCCTGTATATACCTCGACTGGGAGATTCCGGTCGAGGTCGGCAACGAGATCCAGACCGACCTGGTCGAGTTCGAATTCAGCTTCTACGCGGAACAGTCGCGTCACAACGACGGCACGAACAACCCGTACAGTAGCTGA
- a CDS encoding metal-dependent hydrolase, giving the protein MMLPTHALVGLALALPLVILAPEFAGVALTAGLLGGILPDLDMYIGHRKTLHYPVYYSVLGVAVAPFAVLLPTAATIAATFLLLSAAVHSVMDIFGGGLELRPWEATSSRAVYNHRRGRWLAPRRWVRYDGAPEDLLLSLGIAVPLLIALDGVLRLIVGAALVVAVVYTAVRRLLPTIAEVLVVQTLPDRFLVLLPARYGPERGT; this is encoded by the coding sequence ATGATGCTGCCAACGCACGCGCTCGTCGGGCTGGCCCTCGCCCTCCCGCTTGTCATACTCGCCCCCGAATTCGCCGGCGTCGCTCTCACTGCCGGCCTGCTCGGTGGTATTCTCCCCGATCTGGATATGTACATCGGTCATCGGAAGACGCTGCACTATCCCGTCTATTATTCGGTGCTCGGCGTCGCGGTCGCCCCGTTCGCGGTGCTCCTCCCGACGGCGGCGACGATCGCCGCGACATTCCTGTTGCTCAGTGCGGCCGTCCACAGCGTCATGGATATCTTCGGCGGCGGGTTGGAACTGCGGCCGTGGGAGGCGACCTCGAGTCGCGCCGTCTACAACCATCGTCGAGGGCGGTGGCTCGCGCCGCGTCGCTGGGTCCGGTATGACGGCGCGCCCGAGGACTTGCTGCTCTCGCTCGGTATCGCCGTCCCGCTCCTGATCGCTCTCGACGGCGTCCTTCGGTTGATCGTGGGAGCCGCGCTGGTCGTCGCGGTCGTGTACACTGCCGTTCGACGGCTGCTCCCGACGATTGCGGAAGTCCTCGTGGTCCAGACGCTTCCGGATCGCTTCCTGGTACTGCTCCCCGCTCGGTACGGACCCGAACGCGGCACGTGA
- a CDS encoding VWA domain-containing protein, producing MGYDGATELEDEAGTYLLEEVPDTGDIDDWDEYVLNNGFCGEDAREMLVNGEEVAPVHLEDVKPGDSGCLSTSLHLCSNPGYIWMNGELVADDDNGLTEPESAVDDTGGEGEGDLADAVETRVWYDENCDCELDREGADGGEIDVVLVLDRSGSMSGSMGAMMDAANGLIDELGSNANVGLVSYSTSASLDQELTGSHGDVQSAINGLSGGGQTHIVDGVETAQDELHNGSNARSGADKIMVVMSDGEHNQSGDPVVAADDAKSDGTELYTVGFGSADASTLQSMASNPWDVHYFDAADDDELIDAFSQIGQAIAGERVIFEGTLAELMGILETDLGIPLDGDRETEYNEVEAGAPAAGDGEGRACFEPGVTTCVSLEWELPVDVGNEVQTDSVAFDVGFYGEQCRHNDGAGSTAD from the coding sequence ATGGGGTACGACGGTGCGACGGAACTCGAGGACGAAGCCGGGACCTACCTCCTCGAGGAGGTGCCCGACACCGGCGATATCGACGACTGGGACGAGTACGTCCTGAACAACGGGTTCTGTGGCGAAGATGCCCGTGAGATGCTGGTCAACGGTGAGGAGGTCGCACCGGTCCATCTCGAGGACGTCAAACCCGGAGACTCCGGCTGCCTGTCGACGAGTCTCCACCTCTGTTCAAATCCGGGGTACATTTGGATGAACGGCGAACTGGTGGCAGACGACGATAACGGGTTAACCGAACCGGAATCGGCGGTCGACGACACCGGCGGCGAGGGCGAAGGCGACCTCGCCGACGCCGTCGAAACTCGCGTCTGGTACGACGAGAACTGTGACTGCGAGCTGGATCGGGAGGGAGCGGACGGCGGCGAGATCGACGTCGTCCTCGTCCTGGACCGGTCCGGGTCGATGTCCGGATCGATGGGTGCGATGATGGACGCGGCGAACGGACTCATCGATGAACTGGGCAGCAATGCGAACGTCGGTCTCGTCAGTTACTCGACCAGCGCGTCGCTCGATCAGGAACTGACCGGCAGCCACGGTGACGTCCAATCGGCTATTAACGGGCTGTCGGGAGGCGGGCAGACCCACATCGTGGACGGTGTGGAGACGGCCCAAGACGAACTGCACAACGGCTCGAACGCTCGGAGCGGTGCCGACAAGATCATGGTCGTAATGTCCGACGGGGAACACAACCAGAGCGGCGATCCCGTCGTCGCTGCAGACGACGCGAAAAGCGACGGTACTGAACTCTACACCGTCGGGTTCGGGTCGGCGGACGCCTCGACGTTACAGTCCATGGCGAGCAATCCGTGGGACGTCCACTACTTCGATGCTGCAGACGACGACGAACTGATCGACGCCTTCAGTCAGATCGGTCAGGCCATCGCCGGCGAGCGAGTCATCTTCGAAGGGACGCTCGCGGAGCTCATGGGAATCCTCGAGACGGACCTCGGAATCCCGCTCGATGGCGACCGGGAAACGGAGTACAACGAGGTCGAAGCGGGCGCACCCGCGGCCGGCGACGGCGAGGGTCGTGCGTGCTTCGAACCGGGCGTAACGACGTGCGTCAGTCTCGAGTGGGAACTGCCGGTCGACGTCGGAAACGAGGTCCAGACCGACTCGGTCGCGTTCGACGTCGGATTCTACGGCGAGCAGTGCCGGCACAACGACGGGGCCGGATCGACGGCGGACTGA